TCAATACACGTGACATGGATCTGACAGATGACATGAAACAACAGGAAATTAGTTCGGCCTTTAAACTTTTCTGCTTTTAAAAACAGAGAATGGTAATTAGTTCAGCTCTCAAAACTTTCATGCTTTCTAAAGCAACAGATATGCATATACCATTTCAATATATGGCAACCATATCAAATATGGTTATGATAAAATCTAGAAAACAGGTCATTCAGAAGCTTGGAATTGTGAAAAACAGAGTAAAAGCCTGATTTCCACACATGTCCATTTGTGCATTAAACTAGTATTTCATGCAACTTCTTAATGTACCAACACCATTCCATGTGTGCACTAACAGAATAATGGTGATGCACTAATAATAGTCTGAAGCTTTTAGGAAGTCAGTTGCAACAATTTTGCAAGTGTCCCCCACACAAAAATACCAATTTTGCAAGTGTCACTTGACAATGTTGAGCAAGCATAAAGGTGTAGAAACATGAAAGTTGCATGTGATTCTCAAAAcaatactccttccgtcccaaaataagtgtctcaacttggtactaactttagtacaactttgtaccaagttgagacacttattttgggacggagggagtagttgcttgTGCGCCGCATACAACTTATTATGtaatatgccatggtaaaaaattgtaCTCTATTTTGCCAAGGATAGAATAAAGCAGAACTTACAAACTTGCTCTCTCTAAAGTATTGGAAAAACTCCCGCCAATCATCACCGCCAGCTTTGCCTGCAAATATAATCAGTCCAAGGCCCACAGCAAAAATTACCTGCAACATGATTGGAACAGAATCTTCTCAATGATTTATAAAGTTGACCAGGGTTTGATGATACATTACTGATGTTGCGTGCTACTTAAATCAAGAGTATGAGAATGTAAAGACACTAAAACTAGAACATACTCCTGCAGTTAATTTAGATTCGAGAAATTTTAATGGCCATTGTCCAATTTCATCTTCATCAATGGCAGGTGGAGGAGGTTTCCACAGAACAAAGTAAGGAATCAACGCATATGCTCCTCCAATGCATGAAAGCACCAGGAATGGCCAGACTGGAATCTTGCTTTTTGAACTGCAATAGCAAATTGCTGTGACATAAATAATACAGTGACTTAATTCTAAAAGAAGACAACAATACAGATGGTTAACATCACATATTTATGTTTGTTTTGACATGCAGATCGAGAAATGCATTAACAAGAATACTGCTAGTGTAAAATAATTAACTTTTCAAAAAGGAGGATAtcacccccagcctctgcatcaattGATGGACACAACCATATATTATTGATTATTTCTTGAAGCCAGACAAAGCGTAACATCGATGCCGAACAAATCAGTTTAGAAAAAAAGGGGGAAACCCAAGGCTAGCCAAAATGGATATGCCTCGTGGCAGGTTCTCCACAATTCTATCACTAACCTATGACAACAGACCGAATTAAACGAGAAAAATGCTACTCCTAGACAAACAAGGGATCAACGTACATGCGTCGATATTGACGAGTTGAACCAAAGGTCAAAAAAGGGATTTTCATCTTCGAAGTCTAACTTTGATCCAACACCTTCAACAAGGGCACGACGCTCGCACACCGACATTGCATGATCTAGCCGAAAAGGGAAGACTGAGGGTTTTCACCTGGAGTACACGTATTCTTGCACCGAATCCATCACTGCCATCATCCGCTCTACCGGCTGACGACATCTTGCTAGCCAGATCCTGGCGTGAGAGAGCCCCAAGCCCACCCACACCACTAGAGAAGAAGCCAGATGCAGATTCCACGTCGTCATATGCTTCTGGTGCCTGCTGCACCTCCTTTGATCCCCATCAATAGGGATGAAAGGGACCCTTGGACGTAAGCTGATCTTCCAGCCAGGCCGTTGTTGCAGTCACTTTGCAAGTCGTCGTCGTTGCAGCTACCTCGTGAATCCAACAACCACCTCACCGAGGCCTTCACCCCGTCGTCCTCCAACATGACCCCCATCGGCATGGTCAGGCCCCTAGGCAGGGCCACGACGCCCCCTCCAGCACACGCCCGGGCCATTAGAGTTAGATCCGCGCCTCCGCACACTATATCTGGCTACTCCCCGAGGGATGATGGCGCCAATGACCATGCATGCCTGGAGCACCGTGAAGCCCTTGGGGACGAACACCTCGAGCATGAGTTCCGGGTTGCGTGGAGCGCGGCAGCTCCACGTGTCCCCCACCCACTGGCTCTCTAGGTGACAGCCCGACGAGGTCGCACCACCAGCGCATAGATACGCGTGTATTTTACGAACTACTCTTTACCATGGCTCACTATCTACCCAGCTCGTTAAGGGAATGCTTTCAGGATAAGCTAACCTTTTTCCAAGGAACAAGAGCTTCCAAGTTTTTGAGTTTTTTTCCAGCCCTATGTTTACGTTCAAATCCAAAGAGAAGTGGAAGATCATTACATGAACATATGAGGAGCATTAGTACAGTGCATTTGATAAAGTTTTGTAGACAACCATTTTAGTTCAGCAACATAACTTATTTCTATAATTTAAAAACAGATGTGTGAGCTAAACCATACATTAAGAAAATGCTTAAATCAATGATTACTCTAAACATTAAACATGGTATGGTTCTCTGCTGAAACCATAGAGATAGAAAAGGGGAAGATTGTGACTAGAAATTTGCTGATCCATTTACCTTCTTCCAGTAGGAAGAAGCAACATGCTGTACACCAGTGGCCAGATTCCCATTATGTACCACAGAGACACAAGAACATTGTTCATTCGAAAGCCATCGTCGACTTTAAGATTTAAAAGCTTCTGCAAGAAATATGTGTCCCTGTACTGCAACCAAAAGCAATTTAGAATTAGTAAGTGACTATCAGATGCAGCAATACTATTCACATAAAGTGCCTTGTGTTACTGTAAATCCTGTTACGGATTACGGGTTAGATTAGTTTTACCGTCTCTGAGTTCATTTCTAAACTAGACTAGGGAGCGAGTAGTTGTGACACCCCTAATTTGATTGCATGCTTGAATTTATGGAATTTATACCTATAAGTTGGCATACATCCTTAACACTTGCCCCGCCAAGGTGATTTGATCAATTCCCAATTCTCAACCATAAATCCGGAACCCATAAATCTTGATAATTCAAACCCCACCTACAAGAATATGCCCCTTTTAATTATTTGGGAAATTACCAATTGCTTCCACTTACAAAGCAGCTATGTTTTATGCTCCCCCAGAAATCTCAACAAAACTACGTTTTGGATCAATGCCATCACACCTAAGCACACAGAGGATTCTGGtttgaggtactccctccgttccgaattacttgtcgcaggtatggatgtatctagatgtattttagttttagatacatccatttctgtgacgagtaatttggaacggagggagtagtagccaAGTCTCGTTCAAATGTATAGGAAGCTCAGAGAGGGGTGAAGTCACCTCGATTTGGATGGCTCGTGCAcctgctcgtgtcattggtccattTGGTGAGTCCATGATGATgtccatgggatgctccgcatcaataatGGTTTTAGCGTCTAGAGTCACAAACTCGTGATAATAGCCTAGCGAATCAAGGTACCGTTGTTCACTACAAGGACGTCTTCACGGATCAAAAACTCTACCGGTGGTGTGGTAAAATGTGTGGCTCATCTCACCCATGAAACAGTTTTCCCCCTTTTAGGAAGTGAGAACCGTGAAATCTTTTATCAACACCAATGCCCCAATCATCTCTGTTATCAGTGCTGACCGTTGCCATGATTGGATTATGCCAAGAAAAAATACAAGCGTCTCCCCAGGTAACAGCCAATCCAACCCAGATGGCTGCCTATTCTATGGAACAACATCACCAGGGAAAAGACAGCATGGATAAACAGCATAATGATGCGCTAGCTTCTATTATCTCTTTGTATGACACTTTTGGATTAATCAGGATTCCATTTTTGCGGGATATTAATCAGGATTCTAACAGGTAAGGATGTGAGACTGTCTGCTAGCATTGCCACTGGTACTGAAACAACGACCTAAATTCACCGAAATGCATAGCAATTGACAGTTCAATGGTCGATAAATTCCTACGGAGTAAGAAAGGGGTGAGAATATGCAGGACCGTACATACTGGCGTCTGGTTTGGCGCGAGCTGGAGGACATAGTACATGAGCCCCGCCCATATCCCGAACAGCAGCACCGATGTTATCCAGTCGCTgagctgcccgccgccgccgccgccgccgccaccaccgccaatCTTGGGGACGGTCGCCGTTGCTAGGTCGTTCTTGATCTCTCTGTCCTGCTCCGCGGCATCGGCGCCCGGCCGGGAGGAATCCCGGCAGATTTGGGCCCAGCCCCGGCGCggcgctgctgctcctcctccccgcCCGGGCAGGAAGGTGGAGAGAGAGGCGTTGGTTTGGGGGACG
Above is a window of Triticum aestivum cultivar Chinese Spring chromosome 6B, IWGSC CS RefSeq v2.1, whole genome shotgun sequence DNA encoding:
- the LOC123136421 gene encoding uncharacterized protein, with amino-acid sequence MLSSSLMLTCGHAPLPAFRKPRRRIPAVPQTNASLSTFLPGRGGGAAAPRRGWAQICRDSSRPGADAAEQDREIKNDLATATVPKIGGGGGGGGGGGQLSDWITSVLLFGIWAGLMYYVLQLAPNQTPYRDTYFLQKLLNLKVDDGFRMNNVLVSLWYIMGIWPLVYSMLLLPTGRSSKSKIPVWPFLVLSCIGGAYALIPYFVLWKPPPPAIDEDEIGQWPLKFLESKLTAGVIFAVGLGLIIFAGKAGGDDWREFFQYFRESKFIHVTCIDFTLLSTFSPFWVYNDMTSRRWKNSWVLPLAVVPLLGPSLYLLLRPSLSSLLGATSSSSDNEKPLK